Proteins encoded together in one Apis cerana isolate GH-2021 linkage group LG4, AcerK_1.0, whole genome shotgun sequence window:
- the LOC107999051 gene encoding uncharacterized protein LOC107999051 isoform X2: MSREFYVPCTPYTYQVKHVSSRECYDSSYLHVFCGSGGGSTEGIVGSVSGSGSGGNSSSGGGGMDCMPLRPGPFHYLISEQAKSLLALQELQNEVGALLEFRDLVIETFPNLRHKMAATASAGASVMTSSSCTQNSHIPLPLSSPSSRRINEWEPGKVRRRVPREAGGGESSSLPRSRSNSHSGGTKNNCSATVQDSGFSTETSSKDSASTAIAPRPNSPRPAILDEAEDELWNLLDVIHRKGIRLREEVECLQGRLESVASEDLGSTDILDAVRKVACLEDEKATGVGSSEQGSKADENGDSSKDSQVIALRREKEQLLDKVAELEAETISSRARAQELQSELAALSALKTGLEDRLRAGLADTCSDIRVPGAQRLQPITPALPTLLSTPKSNNVGNIKSKSSAFAPVATSTTKAHKNRFRTRTIEKNVLLDVTARNDELRDIDVEASVNERRARLGALDSVLVSPTRVAHVKDVDSKKIAAILRENSPLELQRHLITTTVHNQVLQKRLDEVEKSTETLSERLDKAREENDDLRFQLEERNIELEGTRARVRVLERLQQRPPTEADPADADGDQPRCEQNGLEPGSSTESARDHHQTVEVKPSPRRRPSRIPLPGATAKAAAPRPPSHGRNDSKESLKSLTRPPRDSSRDSHCGKSLSKARDSNRDSLGNKSLTKSGNSSGSGGGSNNGNGNSKETNRESLNRSLPRNNSSRDSLNKSSSLSRARDSLESNNLGASSSPGTTPPRRPPAPARRSYSLARASSSVDTENGKSCTEPPSSWCSTNGSFRHSDSSLYPDSLNQETSSVTGTTRVEFIIGSPTRRFRQSSVWPHRYFDSIDSAAIPESLLTDEFSLRRGEALAECDSLECHPISNES; this comes from the exons GTAAAACATGTTTCGTCACGTGAATGTTACGATTCTTCATATTTGCATGTATTC TGTGGCAGCGGCGGTGGGTCGACGGAGGGCATCGTCGGGAGCGTAAGCGGGAGCGGGAGCGGCGGCAACAGCAGCAGCGGCGGCGGTGGCATGGATTGCATGCCCCTGCGTCCAGGCCCCTTTCACTACTTGATAAGCGAGCAGGCGAAATCGTTGCTCGCCCTGCAGGAGTTGCAGAATGAGGTCGGCGCCCTTCTCGAGTTCCGGGACCTCGTCATCGAGACGTTCCCGAACCTCCGGCACAAGATGGCCGCCACGGCGTCCGCGGGAGCGTCCGTGATGACGTCGTCCTCGTGCACCCAAAACTCCCACATCCCTCTGCCGCTTTCGAGCCCTTCCTCGAGGAGGATCAACGAATGGGAGCCTGGCAAGGTGAGGAGGCGAGTTCCCCGCGAGGCGGGCGGCGGCGAATCGTCCTCGTTGCCGAGAAGTCGCAGCAACTCGCACAGCGGTGGAACAAAGAACAATTGCAGCGCCACGGTGCAGGATTCCGGGTTCAGCACCGAGACGTCCTCCAAAGACAGCGCCTCGACCGCGATAGCGCCCAGACCGAACAGTCCCAGGCCCGCTATTCTGGACGAGGCCGAGGACGAGCTGTGGAACCTGTTGGACGTGATCCATCGTAAAGGGATCAGGCTGAGAGAGGAGGTGGAGTGTTTGCAGGGTCGGTTGGAAAGCGTGGCGTCCGAGGATCTCGGCTCGACCGACATCCTCGACGCTGTGAGGAAGGTCGCGTGTCTGGAGGACGAGAAGGCGACGGGCGTGGGGTCGAGCGAGCAGGGCAGCAAGGCGGATGAGAACGGGGATTCTAGCAAGGATTCTCAAGTGATAGCTCTGAGGAGGGAGAAGGAACAGCTGTTGGACAAGGTGGCGGAGCTGGAAGCCGAAACGATATCGAGCCGAGCCAGGGCGCAAGAGTTGCAGTCGGAGTTGGCCGCGTTGTCCGCGTTGAAGACGGGCCTCGAGGACCGGTTGAGGGCCGGACTGGCCGACACCTGCTCGGATATACGCGTGCCCGGCGCCCAGAGGCTGCAGCCCATAACACCCGCCCTGCCCACCCTTCTTTCCACGCCGAAGAGCAACAACGTTGGCAATATTAAGAGCAAGTCTTCGGCGTTCGCGCCCGTCGCGACGTCCACGACGAAGGCTCACAAGAACCGCTTCCGGACGAGGACCATCGAGAAGAACGTGCTGCTGGACGTTACGGCTCGCAACGACGAGCTCCGCGACATCGACGTCGAGGCGAGCGTGAACGAGAGGAGGGCACGGCTGGGTGCGTTGGATTCCGTCCTCGTGTCCCCTACCAGGGTTGCCCACGTGAAGGACGTTGATTCGAAGAAGATCGCTGCCATCCTAAGGGAGAACTCCCCCCTCGAGCTGCAGCGGCATTTGATCACCACTACCGTCCATAATCAG GTCCTACAAAAGAGATTAGACGAGGTGGAGAAAAGTACGGAAACCCTCTCGGAACGGTTAGACAAGGCGCGAGAAGAGAACGACGACCTACGTTTCCAG TTGGAAGAGAGGAACATCGAGTTGGAAGGCACACGGGCGCGCGTGCGCGTGTTGGAGAGACTGCAGCAGAGGCCGCCGACGGAAGCTGATCCGGCGGATGCGGACGGGGATCAACCGAGATGCGAGCAGAACGGTTTAGAGCCGGGGAGCAGCACGGAGTCGGCTCGCGATCATCACCAAACCGTCGAGGTGAAACCTTCGCCCCGGCGTCGTCCTAGTCGTATACCCTTACCCGGTGCCACCGCGAAGGCGGCTGCGCCCAGGCCTCCTAGCCACGGAAGGAACGATAGCAAAGAGTCGTTGAAGTCGTTGACGAGGCCTCCCCGTGATTCTAGTCGCGACAGCCACTGCGGCAAGTCGTTGTCCAAGGCTCGTGACTCGAATCGCGATTCCCTGGGGAACAAAAGCCTGACCAAGAGCGGCAACAGCAGCGGAAGCGGAGGTGGAAGCAATAACGGGAACGGAAACAGCAAGGAGACGAACAGGGAGTCCCTGAACAGGTCCCTGCCGCGTAACAATTCCAGCCGAGACTCCTTAAACAAATCCTCCTCGCTGTCCCGCGCCCGAGACTCGCTGGAGTCTAACAACCTCGGCGCGTCCTCATCCCCGGGGACGACTCCTCCTCGACGACCGCCCGCTCCTGCACGCCGTTCCTACAGCCTGGCCCGCGCCTCGTCATCCGTTGATACCGAGAACGGCAAG AGTTGCACCGAACCACCGAGTTCCTGGTGCTCGACCAACGGCAGCTTCCGGCACAGCGATTCCTCCTTGTATCCGGACTCCTTGAATCAAGAGACCTCGTCGGTCACTGGCACTACAAGAGTGGAATTCATCATCGGTTCGCCGACCAGACGCTTCCGTCAGAGCTCTGTCTGGCCACACCGCTATTTCGATAGCATAGACTCGGCGGCCATTCCGGAAAGTCTGTTAACTGACGAATTTTCGCTTCGACGTGGCGAGGCACTGGCTGAGTGCGATTCTCTCGAGTGTCATCCGATCTCGAACGAGAGTTGA
- the LOC107999051 gene encoding uncharacterized protein LOC107999051 isoform X1 — translation MSREFYVPCTPYTYQVRRYLLKLTHKQVKHVSSRECYDSSYLHVFCGSGGGSTEGIVGSVSGSGSGGNSSSGGGGMDCMPLRPGPFHYLISEQAKSLLALQELQNEVGALLEFRDLVIETFPNLRHKMAATASAGASVMTSSSCTQNSHIPLPLSSPSSRRINEWEPGKVRRRVPREAGGGESSSLPRSRSNSHSGGTKNNCSATVQDSGFSTETSSKDSASTAIAPRPNSPRPAILDEAEDELWNLLDVIHRKGIRLREEVECLQGRLESVASEDLGSTDILDAVRKVACLEDEKATGVGSSEQGSKADENGDSSKDSQVIALRREKEQLLDKVAELEAETISSRARAQELQSELAALSALKTGLEDRLRAGLADTCSDIRVPGAQRLQPITPALPTLLSTPKSNNVGNIKSKSSAFAPVATSTTKAHKNRFRTRTIEKNVLLDVTARNDELRDIDVEASVNERRARLGALDSVLVSPTRVAHVKDVDSKKIAAILRENSPLELQRHLITTTVHNQVLQKRLDEVEKSTETLSERLDKAREENDDLRFQLEERNIELEGTRARVRVLERLQQRPPTEADPADADGDQPRCEQNGLEPGSSTESARDHHQTVEVKPSPRRRPSRIPLPGATAKAAAPRPPSHGRNDSKESLKSLTRPPRDSSRDSHCGKSLSKARDSNRDSLGNKSLTKSGNSSGSGGGSNNGNGNSKETNRESLNRSLPRNNSSRDSLNKSSSLSRARDSLESNNLGASSSPGTTPPRRPPAPARRSYSLARASSSVDTENGKSCTEPPSSWCSTNGSFRHSDSSLYPDSLNQETSSVTGTTRVEFIIGSPTRRFRQSSVWPHRYFDSIDSAAIPESLLTDEFSLRRGEALAECDSLECHPISNES, via the exons GTAAAACATGTTTCGTCACGTGAATGTTACGATTCTTCATATTTGCATGTATTC TGTGGCAGCGGCGGTGGGTCGACGGAGGGCATCGTCGGGAGCGTAAGCGGGAGCGGGAGCGGCGGCAACAGCAGCAGCGGCGGCGGTGGCATGGATTGCATGCCCCTGCGTCCAGGCCCCTTTCACTACTTGATAAGCGAGCAGGCGAAATCGTTGCTCGCCCTGCAGGAGTTGCAGAATGAGGTCGGCGCCCTTCTCGAGTTCCGGGACCTCGTCATCGAGACGTTCCCGAACCTCCGGCACAAGATGGCCGCCACGGCGTCCGCGGGAGCGTCCGTGATGACGTCGTCCTCGTGCACCCAAAACTCCCACATCCCTCTGCCGCTTTCGAGCCCTTCCTCGAGGAGGATCAACGAATGGGAGCCTGGCAAGGTGAGGAGGCGAGTTCCCCGCGAGGCGGGCGGCGGCGAATCGTCCTCGTTGCCGAGAAGTCGCAGCAACTCGCACAGCGGTGGAACAAAGAACAATTGCAGCGCCACGGTGCAGGATTCCGGGTTCAGCACCGAGACGTCCTCCAAAGACAGCGCCTCGACCGCGATAGCGCCCAGACCGAACAGTCCCAGGCCCGCTATTCTGGACGAGGCCGAGGACGAGCTGTGGAACCTGTTGGACGTGATCCATCGTAAAGGGATCAGGCTGAGAGAGGAGGTGGAGTGTTTGCAGGGTCGGTTGGAAAGCGTGGCGTCCGAGGATCTCGGCTCGACCGACATCCTCGACGCTGTGAGGAAGGTCGCGTGTCTGGAGGACGAGAAGGCGACGGGCGTGGGGTCGAGCGAGCAGGGCAGCAAGGCGGATGAGAACGGGGATTCTAGCAAGGATTCTCAAGTGATAGCTCTGAGGAGGGAGAAGGAACAGCTGTTGGACAAGGTGGCGGAGCTGGAAGCCGAAACGATATCGAGCCGAGCCAGGGCGCAAGAGTTGCAGTCGGAGTTGGCCGCGTTGTCCGCGTTGAAGACGGGCCTCGAGGACCGGTTGAGGGCCGGACTGGCCGACACCTGCTCGGATATACGCGTGCCCGGCGCCCAGAGGCTGCAGCCCATAACACCCGCCCTGCCCACCCTTCTTTCCACGCCGAAGAGCAACAACGTTGGCAATATTAAGAGCAAGTCTTCGGCGTTCGCGCCCGTCGCGACGTCCACGACGAAGGCTCACAAGAACCGCTTCCGGACGAGGACCATCGAGAAGAACGTGCTGCTGGACGTTACGGCTCGCAACGACGAGCTCCGCGACATCGACGTCGAGGCGAGCGTGAACGAGAGGAGGGCACGGCTGGGTGCGTTGGATTCCGTCCTCGTGTCCCCTACCAGGGTTGCCCACGTGAAGGACGTTGATTCGAAGAAGATCGCTGCCATCCTAAGGGAGAACTCCCCCCTCGAGCTGCAGCGGCATTTGATCACCACTACCGTCCATAATCAG GTCCTACAAAAGAGATTAGACGAGGTGGAGAAAAGTACGGAAACCCTCTCGGAACGGTTAGACAAGGCGCGAGAAGAGAACGACGACCTACGTTTCCAG TTGGAAGAGAGGAACATCGAGTTGGAAGGCACACGGGCGCGCGTGCGCGTGTTGGAGAGACTGCAGCAGAGGCCGCCGACGGAAGCTGATCCGGCGGATGCGGACGGGGATCAACCGAGATGCGAGCAGAACGGTTTAGAGCCGGGGAGCAGCACGGAGTCGGCTCGCGATCATCACCAAACCGTCGAGGTGAAACCTTCGCCCCGGCGTCGTCCTAGTCGTATACCCTTACCCGGTGCCACCGCGAAGGCGGCTGCGCCCAGGCCTCCTAGCCACGGAAGGAACGATAGCAAAGAGTCGTTGAAGTCGTTGACGAGGCCTCCCCGTGATTCTAGTCGCGACAGCCACTGCGGCAAGTCGTTGTCCAAGGCTCGTGACTCGAATCGCGATTCCCTGGGGAACAAAAGCCTGACCAAGAGCGGCAACAGCAGCGGAAGCGGAGGTGGAAGCAATAACGGGAACGGAAACAGCAAGGAGACGAACAGGGAGTCCCTGAACAGGTCCCTGCCGCGTAACAATTCCAGCCGAGACTCCTTAAACAAATCCTCCTCGCTGTCCCGCGCCCGAGACTCGCTGGAGTCTAACAACCTCGGCGCGTCCTCATCCCCGGGGACGACTCCTCCTCGACGACCGCCCGCTCCTGCACGCCGTTCCTACAGCCTGGCCCGCGCCTCGTCATCCGTTGATACCGAGAACGGCAAG AGTTGCACCGAACCACCGAGTTCCTGGTGCTCGACCAACGGCAGCTTCCGGCACAGCGATTCCTCCTTGTATCCGGACTCCTTGAATCAAGAGACCTCGTCGGTCACTGGCACTACAAGAGTGGAATTCATCATCGGTTCGCCGACCAGACGCTTCCGTCAGAGCTCTGTCTGGCCACACCGCTATTTCGATAGCATAGACTCGGCGGCCATTCCGGAAAGTCTGTTAACTGACGAATTTTCGCTTCGACGTGGCGAGGCACTGGCTGAGTGCGATTCTCTCGAGTGTCATCCGATCTCGAACGAGAGTTGA
- the LOC107999051 gene encoding uncharacterized protein LOC107999051 isoform X3: MSREFYVPCTPYTYQCGSGGGSTEGIVGSVSGSGSGGNSSSGGGGMDCMPLRPGPFHYLISEQAKSLLALQELQNEVGALLEFRDLVIETFPNLRHKMAATASAGASVMTSSSCTQNSHIPLPLSSPSSRRINEWEPGKVRRRVPREAGGGESSSLPRSRSNSHSGGTKNNCSATVQDSGFSTETSSKDSASTAIAPRPNSPRPAILDEAEDELWNLLDVIHRKGIRLREEVECLQGRLESVASEDLGSTDILDAVRKVACLEDEKATGVGSSEQGSKADENGDSSKDSQVIALRREKEQLLDKVAELEAETISSRARAQELQSELAALSALKTGLEDRLRAGLADTCSDIRVPGAQRLQPITPALPTLLSTPKSNNVGNIKSKSSAFAPVATSTTKAHKNRFRTRTIEKNVLLDVTARNDELRDIDVEASVNERRARLGALDSVLVSPTRVAHVKDVDSKKIAAILRENSPLELQRHLITTTVHNQVLQKRLDEVEKSTETLSERLDKAREENDDLRFQLEERNIELEGTRARVRVLERLQQRPPTEADPADADGDQPRCEQNGLEPGSSTESARDHHQTVEVKPSPRRRPSRIPLPGATAKAAAPRPPSHGRNDSKESLKSLTRPPRDSSRDSHCGKSLSKARDSNRDSLGNKSLTKSGNSSGSGGGSNNGNGNSKETNRESLNRSLPRNNSSRDSLNKSSSLSRARDSLESNNLGASSSPGTTPPRRPPAPARRSYSLARASSSVDTENGKSCTEPPSSWCSTNGSFRHSDSSLYPDSLNQETSSVTGTTRVEFIIGSPTRRFRQSSVWPHRYFDSIDSAAIPESLLTDEFSLRRGEALAECDSLECHPISNES, from the exons TGTGGCAGCGGCGGTGGGTCGACGGAGGGCATCGTCGGGAGCGTAAGCGGGAGCGGGAGCGGCGGCAACAGCAGCAGCGGCGGCGGTGGCATGGATTGCATGCCCCTGCGTCCAGGCCCCTTTCACTACTTGATAAGCGAGCAGGCGAAATCGTTGCTCGCCCTGCAGGAGTTGCAGAATGAGGTCGGCGCCCTTCTCGAGTTCCGGGACCTCGTCATCGAGACGTTCCCGAACCTCCGGCACAAGATGGCCGCCACGGCGTCCGCGGGAGCGTCCGTGATGACGTCGTCCTCGTGCACCCAAAACTCCCACATCCCTCTGCCGCTTTCGAGCCCTTCCTCGAGGAGGATCAACGAATGGGAGCCTGGCAAGGTGAGGAGGCGAGTTCCCCGCGAGGCGGGCGGCGGCGAATCGTCCTCGTTGCCGAGAAGTCGCAGCAACTCGCACAGCGGTGGAACAAAGAACAATTGCAGCGCCACGGTGCAGGATTCCGGGTTCAGCACCGAGACGTCCTCCAAAGACAGCGCCTCGACCGCGATAGCGCCCAGACCGAACAGTCCCAGGCCCGCTATTCTGGACGAGGCCGAGGACGAGCTGTGGAACCTGTTGGACGTGATCCATCGTAAAGGGATCAGGCTGAGAGAGGAGGTGGAGTGTTTGCAGGGTCGGTTGGAAAGCGTGGCGTCCGAGGATCTCGGCTCGACCGACATCCTCGACGCTGTGAGGAAGGTCGCGTGTCTGGAGGACGAGAAGGCGACGGGCGTGGGGTCGAGCGAGCAGGGCAGCAAGGCGGATGAGAACGGGGATTCTAGCAAGGATTCTCAAGTGATAGCTCTGAGGAGGGAGAAGGAACAGCTGTTGGACAAGGTGGCGGAGCTGGAAGCCGAAACGATATCGAGCCGAGCCAGGGCGCAAGAGTTGCAGTCGGAGTTGGCCGCGTTGTCCGCGTTGAAGACGGGCCTCGAGGACCGGTTGAGGGCCGGACTGGCCGACACCTGCTCGGATATACGCGTGCCCGGCGCCCAGAGGCTGCAGCCCATAACACCCGCCCTGCCCACCCTTCTTTCCACGCCGAAGAGCAACAACGTTGGCAATATTAAGAGCAAGTCTTCGGCGTTCGCGCCCGTCGCGACGTCCACGACGAAGGCTCACAAGAACCGCTTCCGGACGAGGACCATCGAGAAGAACGTGCTGCTGGACGTTACGGCTCGCAACGACGAGCTCCGCGACATCGACGTCGAGGCGAGCGTGAACGAGAGGAGGGCACGGCTGGGTGCGTTGGATTCCGTCCTCGTGTCCCCTACCAGGGTTGCCCACGTGAAGGACGTTGATTCGAAGAAGATCGCTGCCATCCTAAGGGAGAACTCCCCCCTCGAGCTGCAGCGGCATTTGATCACCACTACCGTCCATAATCAG GTCCTACAAAAGAGATTAGACGAGGTGGAGAAAAGTACGGAAACCCTCTCGGAACGGTTAGACAAGGCGCGAGAAGAGAACGACGACCTACGTTTCCAG TTGGAAGAGAGGAACATCGAGTTGGAAGGCACACGGGCGCGCGTGCGCGTGTTGGAGAGACTGCAGCAGAGGCCGCCGACGGAAGCTGATCCGGCGGATGCGGACGGGGATCAACCGAGATGCGAGCAGAACGGTTTAGAGCCGGGGAGCAGCACGGAGTCGGCTCGCGATCATCACCAAACCGTCGAGGTGAAACCTTCGCCCCGGCGTCGTCCTAGTCGTATACCCTTACCCGGTGCCACCGCGAAGGCGGCTGCGCCCAGGCCTCCTAGCCACGGAAGGAACGATAGCAAAGAGTCGTTGAAGTCGTTGACGAGGCCTCCCCGTGATTCTAGTCGCGACAGCCACTGCGGCAAGTCGTTGTCCAAGGCTCGTGACTCGAATCGCGATTCCCTGGGGAACAAAAGCCTGACCAAGAGCGGCAACAGCAGCGGAAGCGGAGGTGGAAGCAATAACGGGAACGGAAACAGCAAGGAGACGAACAGGGAGTCCCTGAACAGGTCCCTGCCGCGTAACAATTCCAGCCGAGACTCCTTAAACAAATCCTCCTCGCTGTCCCGCGCCCGAGACTCGCTGGAGTCTAACAACCTCGGCGCGTCCTCATCCCCGGGGACGACTCCTCCTCGACGACCGCCCGCTCCTGCACGCCGTTCCTACAGCCTGGCCCGCGCCTCGTCATCCGTTGATACCGAGAACGGCAAG AGTTGCACCGAACCACCGAGTTCCTGGTGCTCGACCAACGGCAGCTTCCGGCACAGCGATTCCTCCTTGTATCCGGACTCCTTGAATCAAGAGACCTCGTCGGTCACTGGCACTACAAGAGTGGAATTCATCATCGGTTCGCCGACCAGACGCTTCCGTCAGAGCTCTGTCTGGCCACACCGCTATTTCGATAGCATAGACTCGGCGGCCATTCCGGAAAGTCTGTTAACTGACGAATTTTCGCTTCGACGTGGCGAGGCACTGGCTGAGTGCGATTCTCTCGAGTGTCATCCGATCTCGAACGAGAGTTGA